The Pedobacter roseus genome contains a region encoding:
- a CDS encoding beta-carotene 15,15'-monooxygenase, which translates to MIAQIEEFFNPKTADPPQDENVEIKEPVTEETEEVRKRTYHEAGFRDGSRNSGSPLALSICLNAIYARFQNEEKELVEKQQLAKEPYINEQKSKETEIKTLVISKESKEQQINKVETDIRAVKDNIEELKFEINDLPRNPEKYHISASKGASSKFWIGLIILMPLSLYLFTFYISTSYSAFFKLLDANSVTVVMNILDAKAFEKAWHDGSLEGLFVTFIPFVFLGLGYLIHMFGEVKSRWNYFKIGILFITSLLFDAILAYQIEEKIYELNKTAEDDKFGIFVAFGKIQFWGIIFAGFVVYLIWGVVFDFIMKEHREKDKIKHEQLRRKKDIQIHQDRISDIEIQKAKLIEELSDIKKSSLEAQGRIITLQRIIDAVIIPTKEYVLYASEYMKGWITFVSEKLHISMHEKIVLQTECIACYNENLKSVGASEDSQNSVYVTTL; encoded by the coding sequence ATGATTGCCCAAATAGAAGAATTTTTTAACCCAAAAACAGCCGATCCGCCTCAGGATGAAAATGTGGAGATTAAGGAGCCTGTTACCGAAGAAACCGAGGAAGTAAGAAAAAGAACTTACCACGAAGCGGGTTTCAGAGACGGATCTAGAAACAGTGGTAGCCCGCTAGCGCTTTCGATATGTTTGAACGCCATTTACGCCAGGTTCCAAAACGAAGAAAAAGAACTGGTAGAAAAGCAGCAGCTGGCTAAAGAACCTTATATCAACGAGCAGAAAAGTAAAGAAACCGAAATCAAAACACTGGTCATCAGTAAAGAAAGTAAGGAACAGCAGATTAACAAGGTGGAAACCGATATCAGGGCGGTAAAAGATAATATTGAAGAGTTAAAATTCGAAATTAACGACCTGCCCCGGAATCCTGAAAAATACCACATCAGCGCTTCAAAAGGTGCTTCAAGCAAATTCTGGATCGGTTTAATCATTCTCATGCCTTTAAGCCTGTATTTATTTACCTTTTACATTTCTACCTCTTATTCTGCCTTTTTTAAACTGTTGGATGCGAATAGTGTCACTGTCGTTATGAACATTCTTGATGCAAAAGCTTTTGAAAAGGCCTGGCATGATGGTTCGCTGGAAGGTTTATTTGTCACCTTTATCCCTTTTGTGTTCCTGGGTTTGGGTTATTTGATCCACATGTTCGGTGAGGTTAAAAGCAGATGGAATTATTTCAAAATCGGAATCCTTTTTATCACATCCCTTTTATTCGATGCTATACTAGCTTACCAGATTGAAGAGAAGATTTATGAACTGAATAAAACTGCGGAAGATGACAAATTTGGAATTTTCGTTGCCTTTGGCAAAATCCAGTTCTGGGGAATCATCTTTGCGGGTTTTGTGGTGTACCTTATCTGGGGCGTAGTGTTCGATTTTATTATGAAAGAACACCGGGAGAAAGACAAAATCAAACACGAACAGCTGCGGAGGAAAAAAGACATTCAGATCCATCAGGATAGGATAAGCGATATTGAAATCCAAAAAGCAAAATTGATAGAAGAGCTTAGCGACATCAAAAAAAGTTCGCTGGAGGCGCAGGGACGTATTATTACATTACAACGGATAATTGATGCCGTAATTATTCCCACGAAGGAGTATGTTTTGTACGCTTCGGAGTATATGAAAGGCTGGATTACGTTCGTGAGTGAAAAGCTTCATATTTCAATGCATGAAAAAATTGTTCTTCAAACTGAATGTATTGCCTGTTACAACGAAAACCTTAAAAGCGTAGGGGCCAGCGAAGATTCGCAAAATTCTGTTTACGTCACTACTTTATAA
- a CDS encoding DUF6804 family protein, which translates to MITKDPVKPSVAKKDQHNSGVMLPRLVGAICAIACFVAILRLPIGYYTFLRTIISLGALVFIYSWIKQKNYALTVVFILILILFNPLFPIYLHRKSIWIPLDIITGLLFLIIAFYKKSEPAKQEEKAAEILPVQKTYSRDRIVSAKREIQ; encoded by the coding sequence ATGATCACGAAGGATCCGGTTAAACCATCAGTTGCGAAAAAAGATCAGCACAATAGCGGTGTAATGCTGCCAAGGCTCGTAGGTGCCATCTGTGCCATTGCCTGTTTTGTTGCCATATTAAGATTGCCGATAGGGTATTACACTTTTCTCCGTACCATCATTTCATTAGGGGCATTAGTATTCATTTACAGCTGGATCAAACAAAAAAACTACGCTTTAACAGTCGTTTTTATACTCATACTCATTCTTTTTAATCCCCTGTTCCCCATTTACCTTCATCGGAAAAGCATCTGGATCCCACTTGATATCATCACCGGACTATTGTTTTTAATCATTGCCTTTTATAAGAAAAGTGAACCTGCAAAACAAGAAGAAAAAGCGGCTGAAATTTTACCCGTTCAAAAAACATACTCCAGAGACCGGATTGTTTCGGCAAAAAGAGAAATACAATAA
- a CDS encoding type I restriction endonuclease, whose amino-acid sequence MDLKLKLEQLHQRVVGLKDQINTEEATKNAFVMPFIQILGYDIFNPTEVIPEHICDIGTKKGEKVDYVIRKNNEPILIFECKHWKESADAHNSQLHRYYHVSKARFGVLTNGTVYNFYADLEKPNIMDEKPFLTIDIEDLKDNAIKILESFTKNEYNLETILDSAEGLKYIKAIRKEFEKEIDTPSDEMVKLLVNRFFDKPLTANRMVAFKEYAKKALAISINESISDRLKSALNINEKIEKKDEGKVIHVIEDPEASKIVTTEEELEAFQIVKAILREKIPSARIAARDTQSYFGVLLDDNNRKPICRFHFNTANKYLETFQNGKDAGEKKQLFSLDELYNYRDQLHQTIANY is encoded by the coding sequence ATGGATCTTAAATTAAAGTTAGAGCAGCTTCATCAGCGTGTGGTCGGATTAAAAGATCAGATCAATACCGAAGAAGCCACCAAAAATGCATTTGTAATGCCTTTTATCCAAATTCTTGGCTATGATATTTTTAACCCAACAGAGGTGATTCCTGAACACATCTGCGATATCGGCACCAAAAAAGGAGAGAAAGTAGATTACGTGATCCGTAAAAACAACGAACCCATCCTCATTTTCGAGTGTAAACACTGGAAAGAAAGTGCCGATGCCCATAATTCGCAGTTGCACCGCTATTACCATGTTTCGAAGGCCAGGTTTGGTGTATTAACCAACGGTACGGTTTATAACTTTTACGCCGATCTGGAAAAGCCAAATATTATGGATGAGAAACCTTTCCTCACCATCGATATTGAAGACCTGAAAGATAATGCCATTAAAATCCTCGAAAGTTTTACCAAAAACGAATATAATTTAGAAACGATCCTCGATTCGGCCGAAGGTTTAAAATACATCAAAGCCATCAGGAAAGAATTTGAAAAAGAAATCGATACCCCTTCCGATGAAATGGTGAAATTACTGGTGAACCGGTTTTTCGACAAACCCCTCACCGCAAACCGGATGGTCGCTTTTAAAGAATACGCCAAAAAAGCCCTGGCCATTTCCATCAACGAATCAATCAGCGACCGTTTAAAATCAGCCCTGAACATCAATGAGAAAATCGAGAAAAAGGATGAAGGTAAAGTGATTCATGTGATCGAAGATCCTGAGGCTTCAAAAATTGTAACCACTGAGGAAGAACTGGAAGCTTTCCAGATTGTAAAAGCAATATTGCGCGAAAAGATTCCTTCCGCTCGCATTGCCGCCCGCGATACCCAATCTTACTTTGGGGTATTACTGGATGACAATAACCGCAAACCCATCTGCAGGTTCCATTTTAATACCGCCAATAAATACCTCGAAACTTTTCAGAACGGAAAAGATGCGGGTGAGAAAAAACAGTTGTTTAGCCTTGATGAGCTCTACAATTATAGGGATCAGCTCCATCAAACCATAGCGAACTATTAA
- a CDS encoding YegP family protein, which yields MGKFIITKRTNGEYQFNLEASNGRVILTSEGYTAKASCHKGIESVKTNAPTDTRYDRKTAKNGSCYFNLKAANGEVIGTSQMYSTAETRDNGIESVKENAPKASVTDETI from the coding sequence ATGGGAAAATTTATCATTACCAAAAGAACAAACGGCGAATACCAGTTTAACCTTGAAGCATCAAACGGCAGGGTTATCCTCACCAGCGAAGGGTACACGGCAAAAGCATCTTGCCATAAAGGAATTGAATCGGTTAAAACCAATGCCCCAACCGATACCAGGTACGATAGAAAAACCGCCAAAAACGGTTCATGCTATTTCAACCTTAAAGCTGCAAATGGCGAAGTTATCGGGACCAGCCAGATGTACAGCACTGCCGAAACGCGTGATAATGGCATCGAATCGGTTAAGGAGAACGCGCCGAAGGCATCAGTAACAGATGAAACCATTTAA